Proteins encoded together in one Lutra lutra chromosome 4, mLutLut1.2, whole genome shotgun sequence window:
- the RPTN gene encoding repetin — protein sequence MAQLLNSILTVIKVFQKYAKENGKCTVLCKKELKQLLLAEFGDILQRPNDPDTVETILSLLDKDRNGHVDFHEYLLLVFQLAQACYHKLDSKSCGDRISQQEVEQEGTQDHRFPENTGRQPRQRHEGEKQDRDSHYGQTERQDRDSHYGQTERQDRNSHYGQTERQDRDSHCGQSERQDRDSHYGQSERQDRDSCNSQSERQDRDSSYGQRWRHKSSSSQPKRQGYIFALSQYDKQVHNSRYGQKNQQQSGSYHGQSQRLDQESDYGQRDRQELYFQYGQTDRQDQRSHSGQRDRQGQSSHYGQADRQGQNSHYGQTDRQGQSSHYGQTDRQGQSSHYGQADRQGQSSQCSQTDRQGRDFHYGQADRQDQSSHKDQTDRQGQSSHYGRTDRQGQSSQCRQADRQGQSFQYGQRDRHALGFQCSQTDRPGQSSHYDQTDGQGQSSHYGQIDRQDQSSHYGQTDRQGQNSPYGQTERQGLGSQCSQIDRQGQSSHYGQTDRQGQSCRYGQTERQDLSSHYGQVDRQDQGYHYSQSDRQGLSSCYGWTDRQGQGYHYGQIDRQSLSSHYGQSAIGVTGQNSYLQGSEGTTRDSYVEQSGRSGRLSQKIQGQEVIQNQGQRFQSREGQQNSHQAWEPEEDSQHDQHKLIAEIQQEKSRNYKVGDLQSVCGEQDHRQSQARQSHGEGQSHQAEEEQGHQTWGRHGCESQETPWEMQARQTHEEKQNHRRQDRQTHHDEQSHKRWDRQTYEDEQTCQRQKRQTHEDEQTRQRRDRQTHEESQNCQQQLDRQTLEEEERYQGSQDQQSCENQQGCANREKFHMNENSQRQGSQGRRSNLTFHPSQTGGRPPRREQDRSHPTKAAPTPNPLYDYVQEQKRNQH from the exons ATGGCTCAGCTCCTGAACAGCATACTCACTGTGATCAAGGTGTTCCAGAAATATGCCAAAGAGAATGGGAAATGTACCGTGCTTTGCAAGAAGGAGTTGAAGCAGCTGCTCTTGGCTGAGTTTGGAGATATCCTCCAG AGACCAAATGACCCAGACACAGTGGAAACCATCCTGAGCCTCTTGGATAAAGACAGAAATGGACATGTTGATTTTCATGAATATCTCTTGTTGGTGTTCCAATTGGCTCAAGCTTGCTATCATAAACTGGATAGTAAGTCATGTGGAGATAGAATCTCCCAGCAAGAAGTGGAGCAGGAGGGAACACAAGACCATAGGTTTCCAGAAAATACAGGCAGGCAACCCAGGCAGAGGcatgagggagaaaagcag GATAGGGACTCCCACTATGGTCAGACTGAGAGACAGGATAGGGACTCCCACTATGGTCAGACTGAGAGACAGGATAGGAACTCCCACTATGGTCAGACTGAGAGACAGGATAGGGACTCCCACTGTGGTCAGTCTGAGAGACAGGATAGGGACTCCCACTATGGTCAGTCGGAGAGACAGGATAGGGACTCCTGCAATAGTCAGTCTGAGAGACAGGATAGGGACTCCAGCTATGGTCAAAGATGGAGACATAAATCTAGCAGTAGCCAGCCTAAAAGACAAGGATATATTTTTGCCTTAAGTCAGTATGACAAACAAGTTCACAATTCTCGTTATGGCCAGAAAAACCAACAGCAATCAGGCTCTTATCATGGACAGTCTCAGAGGCTGGATCAGGAATCAGACTATGGTCAGAGAGATAGACAAGAATTGTACTTTCAATATggccagacagacagacaagaccAGCGTTCTCACTCTGGCCAGAGAGACAGACAAGGCCAGAGTTCTCACTATGGCCAGGCAGACAGACAAGGCCAGAATTCTCACTATggccagacagacagacaaggccAGAGTTCTCACTATggccagacagacagacaaggccAGAGTTCTCACTATGGCCAGGCAGACAGACAAGGCCAGAGTTCTCAGTGTagccagacagacagacaaggccGGGATTTCCATTATGGCCAGGCAGACAGACAAGACCAGAGTTCTCACAAagaccagacagacagacaaggccAGAGTTCTCACTATGGCCGGACAGACAGACAAGGCCAGAGTTCTCAGTGTCGTCAGGCAGACAGACAAGGCCAGAGTTTCCAATATGGCCAGAGAGACAGACATGCCCTAGGTTTTCAGTGTAGCCAGACAGACAGACCAGGCCAGAGTTCTCACTATGACCAGACAGATGGACAAGGCCAGAGTTCTCACTATGGCCAGATAGATAGACAAGACCAGAGTTCCCACTAtggtcagacagacagacaaggccAGAATTCTCCCTATGGTCAGACAGAGAGACAAGGCCTAGGTTCTCAGTGCAGTCAGATAGATAGACAAGGTCAGAGTTCCCACTAtggtcagacagacagacaaggccAGAGTTGCCGTTATGGCCAGACAGAGAGACAAGACCTCAGCTCTCACTATGGTCAGGTGGACAGACAAGACCAAGGTTATCATTATAGCCAGTCAGATAGACAAGGCCTGAGCTCTTGTTATGGCTGGACAGACAGACAAGGCCAGGGTTATCATTATGGTCAGATAGACAGACAAAGCCTGAGCTCTCACTATGGTCAGTCAGCAATTGGGGTAACAGGGCAAAATAGTTACCTCCAAGGCAGTGAGGGAACAACCAGAGACTCTTATGTTGAGCAATCAGGAAGGTCAGGGAGACTAAGTCAAAAGATTCAAGGACAGGAAGTAATTCAAAATCAAGGGCAGAGATTCCAGTCTAGGGAAGGCCAACAGAACAGCCATCAGGCATGGGAGCCTGAGGAGGATAGCCAACATGACCAACACAAACTCATAGCAGAAATCCAGCAAGAAAAATCACGCAATTACAAAGTGGGTGACTTGCAGTCAGTTTGTGGCGAGCAGGACCACAGACAGTCCCAGGCCAGGCAAAGtcatggagaggggcagagccaccaggcagaggaagagcagggcCACCAAACCTGGGGCAGACATGGTTGTGAGAGTCAAGAAACTCCATGGGAGATGCAGGCCAGGCAAAcccatgaagaaaaacaaaaccatcgGAGACAAGACAGGCAAACCCATCATGATGAGCAGAGCCATAAGAGATGGGACAGGCAAACCTATGAAGATGAGCAGACCTGCCAGCGACAAAAGAGGCAAACCCATGAAGATGAACAGACCCGTCAGCGACGAGACAGGCAAACCCATGAAGAGAGTCAAAACTGTCAGCAACAATTGGATAGGCAAACCcttgaggaggaagaaagataTCAAGGATCCCAGGATCAACAATCTTGTGAGAACCAGCAAGGCTGTGCTAATAGAGaaaaattccacatgaatgaGAATAGTCAGAGGCAAGGTTCCCAGGGAAGACGCAGTAACCTGACCTTCCATCCCAGCCAGACTGGTGGGAGGCCCCCAAGGAGAGAACAAGATAGAAGTCACCCTACCAAAGCAGCTCCTACTCCCAATCCCCTCTATGACTATGTACAAGAGCAGAAAAGGAATCAGCACTAG